Genomic window (Clarias gariepinus isolate MV-2021 ecotype Netherlands chromosome 4, CGAR_prim_01v2, whole genome shotgun sequence):
cctaacctttgGTACATACCATAGTtttactacagtacagtacatagtgaAGAACCACAGCGCCTACCCTAATACTATATAAAGTCCTATGGTGCCTACCATAGGAATGTATGAAGTACCACACTAACACCATGGTATAGTATGGCACTATAGTTTATCATAGTAAAATTCCTTGTGATTGGGATGGGATTTCTATCAACATGTAGCGTATTGGCagatctctttttttctcatttattatttttaataattactatCCTGACAAGATGCTAATAAACGCTAATAAATGGCATAAAAACTTTCACACAAAGTCTGTGCAACATTCTGACTATTCTATCTCATACTACTGTGGCTAGCCCAAAGATGTATCTTGCTGCAGGGTGAAATGCAAGCTTTTATTGTGGCTAAGTAAAAATTCATGTGGCTAATTTAAACAAACTAACTTTTTAGGCTAACTGGCAATAAAAtcacttaaatttaaatatagaaaatcaGAATTCACTCTTACGCTTCACTTTGTAGCGAATCCAGGACCTAAACAATTTCTCCCTGAGGACGATGATTTATAAAACACTGTGTTTCGTGTTTTTTAGGTGTAACTGTCCATGTGTTTACACTGTATTGTAATCTGGTGCACGTTATCCATGGTTATCCGAGTCTACAGTAGTTTTAAATAGTTCTTATTGATATTCTCTGTCATTTCAGTTTAATGAATTAATGTCTTAATATGCttcttaacatttattttgacaataatattaatattaataattttgttaattCAAGATTTAACAGCTTCATAtatcattttgtttaaatatttatgaatacttatactaaatgttaaaattaacatgaaagaaaaataaagcctTCCAGACCTAATATTTAATAGCATTTAATATGCTTTGTTGTGGGTGGGTCTATGCAAATTTCTACAGATTTATTCGTCTTTGAATCCTAACATGTGGTAATATTTGAAGGAAaatcttatttaattgtttaagtacAGTGTTACGGTTTCCTATTTGGTTGTTATTTTGCTCTCGTCTAAGGGAGATTGGAAGCCGacataaggaaaaataaataaataaaaagaaaggatAATATCTTGAAGACCGTCACTGATTACTAGTTGAGAAGCCACTCATGAACAAGAATGAGACCAACTCGAGAGTAGCGCTGAGTTTTAGCAAACTTTAGTAATTTTaaagcaccaaaacacacagtGGAAACCAATAGTACAAgtagagaaagaaataatatttacagaaaatatatacaaaatatcaaatatGCATTCAACGGTGGGAGCCACGAGCAGAGCTTaaatcaaagaaataaataaaacaaaacaccttcTAACTTATGCGCGGCAGTCAatctaaactaataaacaaagtgaaaacaaaaacagggcgTGGGATGCCCGCTAACTACACTAACTAGCCAAAACATAAGTACAACAATTAGCTCTCACTCCTATCTAGTGTGTCTAAACAAAGTCTAACTCTACGTGCTGTTTATGTACGCCCTAGGGCATACTAACCTGGACTCGACACTGCGAATGGAGAAACGTCCAAGAACTCGTACTGGGCGTAGTCAGGACAAAACAACACACGTAGAAAGCTTAGCGTaacgcacacacaccattcaCAAATCACTACGACAACGTTCAATAATACCGGAAGTATAGCGTCACCATAGCAACAATCTATATGAATGAACCAAAAAAGCCGCGCCCCTGGCTGCGTCACTTCCGGGTTCTTATACTCGGCTGGGGCAGCCTCATTGGTTCCCACGGTAATCGCGGTCGCGCTGGAAACCATGATTGACAGGTGCGATGTCCAATCCCAAGACCTGAAAGACAGAGGCACTAAAATACGTGCGAAATGCCCGAAACTACTGCGGGACGTAACATACAGATTTAAGCAGttgtttaaaaatcaatttaaatcatttatattaCAACTTGGTTCTTTGAATTAAACACAAACCTGGTTGTATGATTAACctgtgtgtttaattaataaaggTATTAATAAGCTAAAAGGTAAATGCCCTTGCTGTTGCTCCTACAAAAATAAGAGAATGTGGTGTAGACACTTTTCATTTAGCTAGAGATTATAAATACAGTAGCTAATGAGGTGGACATTTCAATGCCAAACAATGGATATAACTAAGATTAtgccaacaaaaacaaaatttatttatgtgttgtttaaatgtattccTTTCTTACTAAtgttgctttctctctctctctctatagaTGATCAAATCCGACACCTTTAAACACCTGAGCCACCTGGAGATTCTTCAGCTGTCAAAGAATCAAATTCGTCAGATTGAAGTTGGAGCATTTAATGGCCTCCCAAACCTCATTACTCTTGAGCTTTTCGATAATCGCTTGCCATTGGTTCCATCGCAAGCATTTGAATATCTCAGTAAACTGCGTGAACTCTGGCTGAGAAATAATCCAATAGAAACACTTCCAGCCTATGCTTTCCATCGCGTCCCTTCCCTCCGTCGTTTGGACCTTGGTGAACTCCGAAAGCTCAGTTTTATCTCGGAGGCGGCCTTTGAAGGACTAGTCAACCTTCGGTTCCTAAATTTGGGAATGTGTGGATTGAAAGATGTTCCGAACTTGACACCACTTGTTAAACTTGAAGAACTGGAACTTTCTGGGAATCAGCTAGGTGTAGTTCGTCCAGGATCGTTCCAAGGTCTTGTTTCACTACGCAAGTTGTGGCTTATGCATTCACGCATCTCGTTAATTGAACGCAATGCTTTTGATGACCTAAAGAACCTAGAGGAGCTCAATCTATCCCACAATTCTTTGCATTCCTTGCCCCATGATCTTTTTACACCACTGCAACAGCTTGAAAGGGTTCACCTGAACCACAACCCATGGGTTTGTAACTGTGATGTTCTATGGCTTAGTTGGTGGTTGAAAGAGACTGTGCCAGATAACTCCACCTGCTGTGCCCGCTGCCATTCTCCACCTGGCACCAAAGGACGCTACATTGGGGACCTGGATCAGAGAGACTTCACTTGCTATGCCCCTGTCATTGTGGAGCCTCCAACTGACCTAAATGTGACTGAGGGAATGGCAGCGGAACTGAAATGCCGGACTGGAACGTCCATGACCTCTGTGAACTGGTTGACCCCTAATGGAACCCTGATGACCCATGGTGCTTACAAAGTACGAATCTCAGTGTTACATGATGGCACCCTAAACTTCACTAATGTTACCATGCAGGATACCGGGCCATACACTTGCATGGTGACCAACTCAGCCGGAAACACCACCGCAACTGCTGTACTTAATGTGTCTGCTTCTGATCCTGGAACTCCATACAGCTACTTTACAACCGTCACTGTGGAAACTGTGGAGACGGGGCAAGATGGCCATGGCTCTGCTCGGCAGTTTGTCAATGAAACCTTAATCCGTTTTCCAGCACCAACGGCACCATCAGGGTCATCAGGGCCTTCAGGATCTGGTCCATCATCTCTGTCACCTCATGTTACCCGTGCTCCAGAGCGCCCGTTCACAGTCTCCATCACTGATGTTGCTAATCTTTCAGGTCTTGAGGATGTAATGAAGACAACAAAGATAATAATTGGCTGCTTTGTGGCCATCACATTCATGGCTGCTGTGATGCTTGTGGTTTTCTACAAACTGAGGAAGCAGCACCAGCTGCACAAGCATCATGGTCCTGCCCGTGCCATTGAGATCATCAATGTTGAGGATGAAATGGGACCACCAGGTGGTGCCAGTGGCATTGCAGGTGGTTCTACACTTCACTCTGGGGCAGGACCAGTATCTGGGGGTGGACCTGGAGCAAATCTTCGGATCCATGACTCTGAAATCGTCACCCTGCCCAACATTGGGCGCTCAGATCACATCAATCACTACTACAAACCTCACCACTTTAACAACAATGTTTTAGGACTCAACATTGGGGTGGGGCAAACTGGCAACAAAACAAGCCCTTCCAGCAAAAAGCAGGCCTCATCTAACAATCAAACCGGCACAGCTGTTGATGCCACTAATCCTGGATCTGTATCTCCGCCGTTACCGATTCCAATCCCTATGGCAATGACTTTCCATGGAACACTGAAGAGCTTAAGCCACACCCCCAGCTCTCAGAATGAGCCTCTGCTGCTGTCCAATGGGTCCAAGGAGAGTGTTCAGGAGACACAGATCTAAAGACACAATGAAGTGTTTAGGAGAGAGTGGATATTGACATATGGACAGTTTTAGGAGATCATTTCGGGGACTTGGAGGATTATGAAATTGTGAACACATCGtttgtaaaaagaaatgtgATGAAATTGGCACTATTGCGACATGTGCCAAAGAAAACACCTTTTGTTTTTGCAGTTTCTACGAAGTTGTATCTGTGTATAAAATATAGTCTATAATCCAAGTAGCGTTAATTCCCTACGTGTTGTTTTGCCACAGGCGAAGAACACTGAAGAACTTGTATAaaatctcacacaaacacattgaGGAGAACATCACAGATCTTTCTCTTCACATGATGTGTGTGATACGGAGTGTGAGTTTATACTgaaactaaaacagactttggtcatcagaacacacacacacatatatatacatctaCTCTCTGACTGCTGAGCTGTAGGATTTTAATGCACAAAATGAGCCTCGGTTTATTAACCGCAACTTCAAACATACTTGCTGGTACATGTGAGGaaaggtgcgtgtgtgtgcgtgtgtgtgaacaaTCTGTGAAGAAATTGAgtttattgttgtgtttttcaGTATCTATGTCTCTTTTCACTTTCATCACTTTAACATTAACATCAgctttattctcatttttaccACCACAACAAACTCAACAATAAATATACGACATAAACACAgtgaataaacaataaacatactCAGAGTTGGTGAATTAAGACAAAGATGTATTCGAGGATCATTTTCAGAGTCTGGTTACACTACTGCTTAAAGTTTATTACTACATTCAAATTattaaattgttatttattatgaGGACCAAAACAGGGTTTTCAGAAACATCTAGACCACTGCTcttaaacacaaacattcacCTTTATACCTGAAAAAAGTCAGGGATAGAAAATAAGAATTGAAGATGCAAATTACACCTTAAGCCACAAGATACTCAGTCAATATCATAAAATTAcaaatgtgtgtgagatgtaGGTTTATCACACTTTTATTAAcatctttattttactttgttgaATAATCAAGTATCACTGTTTGTGTTAAATCTATGTACGCCCCTGTTCAAGAACATGCACTTAGTTTGAAGGATAAGCTGACTGAGCCAACAAGAAAAATTTGTTTAGGCTTGAGTTTGACTGAAACACGGCAATATTTTAGACAAACTTCACCGCCGTATGCATAACTCGGATAGTGCCGGATAAGTCTTAAGTGGCACCTAAAACTGTAAGTTCTCACTCTGTGCTTAACTCAACTCTGAATATGGAGCTGTGTGAAGGGTAATTATTCCAACCCTCTCACCATAACCTCGAACATCAACTTACAGTATACAAAACTCAGCTGTACACAGAGTaaattattcatacagatgCCTAAAGGGAATATACGAGAATGTGCTGGTGTTCTGGTGTGTTAATGGAGCTGCACTAAAGCATGTCTTTGCACATAATTGAGGCAGTTGTTTAGGAGCTAGTCTGGGATTTAAGGGTTTAGGAATCATTGTAAGGTCTAACGGTTTGGGGAGGTGTTGGATGTAATTAGATTTTCAGTATAGTTTTAATGTAGAGGTCAATGTTTTCAGGGGCAGTGGCCAAGGGCTTAGCTGTAAAGTTTAAACCTAGTGTTTGGTGTTTATTAGCAGTGTTTGAAGTTTGGTAGGCAGCTAGGGGATAAAATTACTTATTTGGAATTTTAGTGgctattattttatgttaatttttaaaatcatgattTTAAGAGTCAATTATGAGAGTTTAAATTTAATGCCGTATAGTTCAGTGGTTATTATttgaagaaaatattttattgacatTATGGTGCAGATTTATATTTTGGATTTAGCGGTAAGGTTTTAAATGATTGGATCAAGTTTAGGGGTGATTAAATTAGGTTATGGTAATTAGATCAAATAAAGGGTGTTTAGATCTTTTTAGGGGTGATTTAATGAGGGATGGTATAATTATATTAGGTTTAGGGTCGTTAGACTGGATTTAGTGGTGATTAGATCAGGATTGTGGTGATTATATTATCTTTATGGTAATGAGATCAGGTTTGGAGGTGTTTAGATCAGATTTAAGCTGATTAAATCACGTTTAGGAGTGATTAGATCAGGGTTAGCATGAGTAGATTACCCTAGATCATGTGTTAAAGCATGTGCGTGTGTAACAGTGCATCAAATGTTTCATGATGTTATTGAAAGTCAAATATTGTATTTGATTGTGTTAGTGCTCACATTACCACCAgaacaccaaaacacacacacacacacacacacacatacactatcaGGAGTGTGCACTTAGGGACACAATACACATACAACTGAACCCCATGCaaacatattttctttctttctttctttctttctccgtGTGTGTcttttagagagagagatagagataaaATTACACAGAACTACACAGGACTCGGTAAATCCTCAACTTAATAACGGATTGCACCTCTTTCTCACTTACCACCACAGCCAGCAGGACTACATTTCCCATCATGCACCAGCACAAGTTAGCACTTCTCTCACTTTCGTTAAGTTTTTGCAAATTGTCTGATTCAAGTTGTTACTGACAGAACCAGATTTAGATCTGAACCTCAGATTGgaaatgaaatttatttttatatagctTGGAAAGTATATTCAATGTGAAATCAGATCTTCTACACATCAAAAAGAAATGTCTAATCAGTTTCCAACTGTAAAGATAGTTTTAATGATATTTGGACTAGAAAATCTGATCAATCATTTCAGTCTCATTAAAGTTATCTTAAGagttaaaggaagttttttatAACAATTAGAAACAAATATTCTGATTAACAGCAAAGATCTAATCAGTCTTTGATTGAATAGGTTAAGGGGTGTATTCAGTGTTTGACTGGACAGAAAAGTAAAATTTGTCTAATCGAAAAGTAAAAAAGATATTAGATTTGTTTTTAGTTATACATTGGACATTTGATTAGGTTTTCTTAGGGAATTAAAGGTCATTGGTCATGATCAAGCTGAGGGAAGTCTCATTAATAACACAAAAGTCTGATTACTGTAAGACTGGAAGGTCTAATCAAAGTGAGATTGGAAATCGGTTTTAGATGGAAAATAGATTCCAGAGTCTAATGGGCATGATCAGTATTAGATTGGAAAGTCAGATTATTGTTCGTTTGGCTAGTCTGATCACTGATTGATTGTAAAGTGTGATCATTGGCAATTAATTTGAAAATCTAATCACTGTTTGATTGTAAAGTTTGATCAGTGTTTGGTTGGAAAGTTCGATCAATGTAAGATATCAAAGTGAGGTATCAGTGTTAGACTGGAAGGTCTGATGAGTGTGAGCTTAGACATAATTAATGTCAACATTTGTATCtgatgagtgtgcaattaaaaggTTATTGTTACAGTAAAAAGTCTGATCAGAGTTAGTTTAAAAATATGATCATTATTGGATTAGAAAGTTTTATCAGTGTGAGATCAGAAAGTCTGCACTACACTCAGCCATTAAAACTCTcttttatctctctttctccatcctgtctgtttgtctttctctctctctctctctcttaagtGCTTGTTCACTTCTCCGCCTGTTGCCATGTAAATAAATCTAAAGATGTACATATTCTCTATTTTTCGACTGTCAGTGTGAATAATCCTTGTTCAGTattaaaaaacagacagaaggTAATGGAAACATTTGCATTTCTCTTTTTGTCATAGCCCCTCCCCCTGTTCTGATCTCTACCTGTCTTACTCTCTGTCCCTGTCTCACCATCTGTCTAATCTCATGTTTTCTGTCCCTACATCTCTTTTCATTTGTCCCTTACCATGTCTCCTTCCCTGTTTCACTCTCAGGAACATTACAGATGCAGCGTTCGCTCTCCTGCTTCGTCCTGTTCTGTTTAAATTTGTATGGAgaatattaaagaaatgtttgattgatttttttgttttgtttgtttcttttgttttgaatttgaaacaAGTAAAAGGCTGAGACTGGCTCAGACTGGCTCAAGGTttaaggtcagaggtcaaaggtTGTGCCAAAAGCTTCTGTGTGTGAGTGCCATTCGCTACACTGAACTTTACCAATAAAACCTGGACAATGTGCTTTTCTAAAGCTCCGCCTCTTTTTCCCAGCACGTTAGGTCATATGATGCAGTGCAGCAGAACCATGAATATTCATCtgtttaaacatacacacacacacaaacacacagagctgGATATGCCTTACATGCACACTGGtgacactttaatttaaatgtaataattaatttgtgtctgtgtgtgtttgtgcgtgagTGTGGATATGAATACGTGGGTGTTTGTGAAAGTAAAAATGGAAGATTAGTCGTATGTCAGACTTTGAGCCATATTTCTGCTTTTCTCAgtctctctttttgtctgtctgtctgtctctttctccatcTCCTCTGTGCTTTGTCCTCTCCTTCCCTCCCTCTCAGTCTCTCTGCGGTGTTACCATAGCAACCCAGTGATGTGGGAAACCCTCTGTCCTTCAGAAAGAGACCAAGTAAGAgcacgagagagaaagagagagaaggatatTGAAATGGTAGAATGCAGAAGAGTATGGATGTGTTTCAGCACCACTCTCTCATGTGtttatgaagcacatatacaaaatcgaattatttatttattgtataatgccggtattttatgtatttctgcatgaatttgtcataaaatgtatcTGATTAGTCAAAAGTATTGACACAAAATtgatctttcatgtctttattgaacACAGTCAATCAACATATAAATTGGTTGTGGAAAATGTAATTGAACCCatggaattaataatgttatagATGTTATTCAGTAATTCAGTAGGGATGCCCTCAAATCTTGGGCTGTCactctgggttgtttttttaccTCATTAATGAATCTTTGTTCTGCCCTTCCGGTCATTTTGACTGGGCGCCCACATTTCAGTAAAATAGACACAGTCCCAAAGTGTCTCCATTTGCCTAACTGTACACTGGTGATTTTCTACAGTCTTTGAAATCACTTTGTAACCCTTTACAACTTTATGTAAATCAATTTTTTATCATAGATTGTCTGAAAGCTCTTGTTGGTGAGGCATGGCTCACATTCTTCTTGTGCAGAGCAAACTCAATGTTTGAGTGGTTTTTCATTAGTCAAACAACTCAAAAGTAGTCCAAAACTCATTTTCTTATTAAGATTTCAGGTATGCTAACAATGCAACCACAGGGGGGCACAAttcagtgtcttcttgtgccagtcctaagtctggataaatgcagggGGTTGTGGCATTAGGGACATAAAACATTTCCCAAATCAAATGATGCAAATTACTAAGAGGACTTCCATACCGGATCAGTCGTGGCCCAGGTTAACAATGACCACCACCAGTGCTGTTAACCAACAGGGTGCTGGgtgaaattgggctactgttgttCGAAAAAGATGAGGAGAAAGGCGTATTCGTaggcagaaagagaaaagaaaaggcaagagtttaggagtgacagTAGGAACTTTCAATGTTGAGCCCATGAtagggaaggcaagagagttggttgaacGAAAAGTTGGATGCAGAAAAGGAAGGaggatatactgtgtgttcaggagaccaggtgggaaggtagcaaggctaagggcttaggagcagggttcaagttcttttaccatggtgtggataggagaAAATGGtgtaggagttatcctgaaagagAAGTTTGTAGGGAATGTTCTggaggtgaaaagagtatctGACAggttgatgagtctgaagctggaaattgatggtgtgatgtgcaatgttagtggttatgccccacaggtaggatgtgcgttagaagagaaggagaaattctggagtgagttaggtgaagtgatgcagagcatccccagaggtgagagagtggtgattggtgcagattttgatagacatgttggggaaggaaaCAGAGATGATGAGAATGTGATGGGTAGGTTTGGCCTTTAAGACAGGAACGTAGAAGGACAAATGGtagtggactttgcaaagacgATAGAAATgacagtagtaaatacttttcccagaagaggcaggatcatagggtgacatataagagtggaggcagaagtaCTCAGGTgaactacatcttgtgtcgacgttgtaatttaaaggagatcagtgactgcaaagtacTAGTAGGGGAAAGTGCAGCCTGATGATGcaggatggtggtgtgtaaaatgaccctggtggtgaggaaggtaaagaggaaaaaggcagagcagaggacaacgTGATGAGagttgaaaaaggaagaatgttgtgcagTTTTCAGGGCGGAGTTAATACAGGCTCTGGGTTGTCAGGAGGTTCttccagttgactggacaactccAGTTAAGGTGATCAGgtagacaggtaggagggtacttggtgtatcatcaggaaagggaaaagtggacaaggagacttggtggtggaacgagaaagtccaggagtgtatacagggaaagaggctatcTAAAAAGAAGTGGGACACAGAGGACTGAAGaaagtagacaggagtacagggagatgcagcgtaaagTGAAGGttgaggtggcaaaggccaaagaaagagcatatgaggacttgtatgctagattggatctgtacaggttggcaaggcaaagAGTTAGAGATGgaaaggatgtgcagcatgttAGTGTGATGAAAGATAGacatggaaatgtactgacagttGCCATGGTGGTGACAGGTAGATGAAAGGAGTTCTTTGTACTttggagttgatgaatgaggaaaatgaaagaaaatgaagagTAGAAGACGTGAcggttgtggaacaggaagtagcaaaaatcAGTAAATGTGAGGTGAGGTGGGCGTTAAAGTGGATGAAGAGTGAAAAGGCAGTTTGTCCTAATGACATACCTATAGAGGTAtcgaagtgcttaggagaggttgcagtagagtttctgactagtctgtttaacaagatttgGGAGATGGCctgagaaagtttggcccttttCCTTCTAAGGGCCGCCTTGTCTCCCGTTTTGAATGCAGAGTCTCGGGTCCTCATAAGTGCATGCACTTCCGCAATAATCAACGGTTTCTgattgggtcgtgagatgatgttcttggagacagtgatgtcattggtgcacttgttgatgtagctggtcactgatgatgtATACTCATCCAAGTCgatgaagtcgccgtaagttgcagcctccctaaaaatgttttagtcagtgttctcgaaacagtcctgaagagcagagatggctcctgctggccaggtttttacctgcttcagaaccggtcttgaacgcctgacgagtggtctgtatgctggaatacAGAGaaagcataacagagatgtggtctgagtagccgaggtgggggcggggctctgcctgATATGcaccggggatgtttgtgtaaatccAGCATGTTTTTTCCTCTCGTTGCAACGTTCACAtattgatggaatctaggaagcactgacttgagatttgcatggttgaaatctccagcaacaataaacagtccaggtgtgtattttgcacTTCACTGATCTTTGCATACAGTAGCGCTAGGTGAAATGCGGAGCAATAAGCAATAACCAGTGATGAGCAATAACTaaaaactagcacagagttcttgcaccatttcgtgttgatgtaaacacacaagccactACCGTGAGTCTTATCGcgcagagctgcatttctgtcagTGCGAAAAGAGGCTAGCTcatctagctgaatagcggcatCCGGTaatctgtcgctgagccatgtctccgtgaaaacaaagacacagcagtctctaacctcacgctgtgtagcctgctggagtcggatgtagtccagttcattgtccagggagcagacattGAATAaaatgatggacgggagagccggccggctagggtttgtttttagcctagcacagacacCCACCCGCTTCCGTTTCCTCGCACACCACTTCCGATGTTCCCTTCTCCAGCGTTTCCTTCCCTGGTCTCCGGCGTCAGGCAATGCTGAGGCTttgaggcctggttcacgcagcaagccgaggttgCGTAGCTTTTCCCACAACTCATCGTGGATGTCGTTAACCGGGTTAAGGTAGATAGATGTCTGGCgattgtatgtacggacactaGTCCCGACGATATCCAtacacagagtaaaataaatgcgctacacacaaaacataaacaacgtagcaccattttggctccggagcgggTTCTGCGTGCTACTGACACGCTGCCATCTTGGCAGGAACCTAAGTGAAACGGTAGGGCTATagagagcagaggtaaagagggtGCAAAACTTTAGGTACTTAGGGTCTACGGTTCAGAGCAACGGAGaatgtggaaaggaggtgaagaagtggacacaggcaggttggaatgggtggagaaaagtgt
Coding sequences:
- the lrrc4bb gene encoding leucine-rich repeat-containing protein 4B, which gives rise to MWAAMLTGLCSPFPLLWLVQLLFWPYLSGPQLVEATPPCPTLCSCSNQASRVICTRKGLDEVPQSISVNTRYLNLQENSIQMIKSDTFKHLSHLEILQLSKNQIRQIEVGAFNGLPNLITLELFDNRLPLVPSQAFEYLSKLRELWLRNNPIETLPAYAFHRVPSLRRLDLGELRKLSFISEAAFEGLVNLRFLNLGMCGLKDVPNLTPLVKLEELELSGNQLGVVRPGSFQGLVSLRKLWLMHSRISLIERNAFDDLKNLEELNLSHNSLHSLPHDLFTPLQQLERVHLNHNPWVCNCDVLWLSWWLKETVPDNSTCCARCHSPPGTKGRYIGDLDQRDFTCYAPVIVEPPTDLNVTEGMAAELKCRTGTSMTSVNWLTPNGTLMTHGAYKVRISVLHDGTLNFTNVTMQDTGPYTCMVTNSAGNTTATAVLNVSASDPGTPYSYFTTVTVETVETGQDGHGSARQFVNETLIRFPAPTAPSGSSGPSGSGPSSLSPHVTRAPERPFTVSITDVANLSGLEDVMKTTKIIIGCFVAITFMAAVMLVVFYKLRKQHQLHKHHGPARAIEIINVEDEMGPPGGASGIAGGSTLHSGAGPVSGGGPGANLRIHDSEIVTLPNIGRSDHINHYYKPHHFNNNVLGLNIGVGQTGNKTSPSSKKQASSNNQTGTAVDATNPGSVSPPLPIPIPMAMTFHGTLKSLSHTPSSQNEPLLLSNGSKESVQETQI